One genomic segment of Verrucomicrobiota bacterium includes these proteins:
- the rplD gene encoding 50S ribosomal protein L4: protein MQRKNLLFRKRNRSIMGATGTILTKEAAVGAAFPLIENGRGTQAVHDVIVGYRANRRTGTACTKSKADVNFSGVKPWRQKGTGRARAGYKSSPIWRKGGVAFGPKPRDFSKILPIKVRRLALKKALSQRILAGEVIIVDSINITKPKTKEFVSLVTDLKLVGSALFVNDQYDENVLKASRNIPKIQVTSSDDVNAEDILRYNTLVFTQNAFAKVTERVNKK, encoded by the coding sequence ATGCAAAGAAAAAACCTGCTGTTCAGGAAAAGAAATAGGTCAATTATGGGAGCTACAGGAACAATTTTAACTAAAGAGGCTGCTGTTGGAGCTGCTTTTCCATTGATCGAAAATGGTCGTGGTACACAAGCTGTCCACGACGTGATCGTGGGATACCGTGCGAACCGCCGTACAGGTACTGCATGTACCAAGTCAAAAGCAGATGTAAATTTCTCCGGGGTTAAACCTTGGAGACAAAAAGGAACTGGACGTGCCCGTGCAGGGTATAAAAGTTCACCGATTTGGCGTAAGGGTGGTGTCGCTTTTGGCCCAAAACCACGTGACTTTTCGAAAATATTGCCAATTAAAGTTCGTCGTTTGGCCCTTAAAAAGGCATTGAGCCAAAGAATACTGGCTGGTGAAGTGATTATTGTTGATTCGATCAATATTACTAAACCAAAAACAAAAGAATTTGTTAGTTTGGTTACTGATTTGAAACTGGTAGGTTCCGCCTTGTTTGTGAACGATCAGTATGACGAGAATGTTCTGAAGGCTTCCCGGAATATTCCTAAAATCCAGGTTACGTCCTCTGATGATGTTAATGCGGAAGACATATTGCGTTACAATACACTGGTCTTTACGCAAAATGCATTTGCGAAGGTCACTGAACGGGTGAATAAAAAATAA
- the rpsS gene encoding 30S ribosomal protein S19: MGRSLKKGPFVDYHVFEKIDKMNDTGSKKPIKTWSRRSLVTPDFVGHTFMVHNGKIFISVYVTENMVGHRLGEFSQTRIFKKHGAHTAKAEAK; encoded by the coding sequence ATGGGTAGATCTCTGAAAAAAGGTCCGTTTGTGGACTATCACGTGTTCGAGAAAATCGACAAAATGAATGATACTGGTTCTAAAAAGCCGATCAAAACATGGTCACGTCGTTCTCTGGTGACCCCGGATTTTGTGGGACACACATTTATGGTTCATAATGGCAAGATTTTTATCTCCGTCTATGTGACGGAAAATATGGTGGGACACCGTTTAGGTGAGTTTTCGCAGACGCGGATATTCAAGAAACACGGTGCACACACCGCAAAAGCGGAAGCCAAGTAG
- the rplB gene encoding 50S ribosomal protein L2 codes for MGLKTFRPLTPGLRFRVASTFDEITKDTPERSLTEPLRKSGGRNHKGRITCRHIGGGHKRRYRIIDFKRCKRDVHAVVESIEYDPNRTCRIALVQYQDGIKAYIIAPAGLKVGTKIMASDNAEPEIGNALPLRKIPVGIAIHNIEMSIGKGGQMVRGAGSSAQVSSRARGYATVKLPSGEVRLIQEDCYATIGQVSNSDHMNIKLGKAGRRRWLGTRPTVRGVAMNPVDHPNGGGQGKSKGGGGWQHLTSPWGKVAKGGKTRKRYKPTNRFILQRRNSAKANTDTV; via the coding sequence ATGGGACTCAAAACATTCAGACCATTAACACCGGGGCTCCGTTTCCGTGTCGCATCGACTTTTGATGAAATAACAAAGGACACTCCTGAACGTAGTTTGACTGAACCACTCCGCAAGAGTGGTGGACGTAACCATAAGGGCCGTATTACATGCCGCCACATTGGGGGTGGGCACAAGCGTCGCTACCGTATTATTGATTTTAAACGCTGTAAACGTGATGTGCATGCAGTAGTCGAATCAATCGAATATGATCCTAATCGCACCTGCCGTATTGCCCTTGTGCAATATCAGGACGGGATCAAGGCTTATATCATTGCACCAGCAGGATTAAAAGTCGGCACAAAAATTATGGCGAGCGATAACGCGGAGCCTGAAATTGGTAATGCTCTTCCTTTACGTAAAATACCAGTGGGCATAGCTATCCACAATATTGAGATGTCAATTGGTAAAGGTGGACAAATGGTTCGTGGAGCAGGTTCAAGTGCGCAGGTAAGTTCACGCGCCCGCGGTTATGCGACAGTTAAATTACCTTCCGGGGAAGTGCGCCTGATCCAAGAGGATTGTTATGCGACAATCGGACAAGTCAGTAACTCCGATCATATGAATATCAAACTTGGAAAAGCTGGCCGTCGTCGTTGGCTTGGCACTCGCCCGACTGTGCGCGGTGTGGCGATGAACCCGGTTGACCATCCTAATGGTGGTGGACAAGGTAAATCTAAGGGTGGTGGAGGATGGCAACATTTGACGTCACCATGGGGTAAAGTTGCTAAGGGTGGAAAGACCCGTAAGCGTTACAAACCAACAAACCGTTTCATTTTACAACGCCGTAATTCCGCAAAGGCAAACACGGATACTGTATAA
- the rplC gene encoding 50S ribosomal protein L3 codes for MSIAILGIKIGMTRLYDEKGAVHTVTVVKAEPNVVIQNKTTEKDGYNAVKIATIDQKESRLTKQVQGIYKKTGVTPKRVMREFRTPEAPTFNIGDNLSVDQFSPGQFVDVIGISKGYGFQGVVGRYKFAGGGAAHGSKTHRRAGAIGQRSTPGRIFKNHRMPGHMGRVRRTIQNLQVFQVRPNDNVIIITGNLPGSNGDMIVIRNAKKKPAVQEKK; via the coding sequence ATGAGTATTGCGATTTTAGGTATAAAAATTGGTATGACCCGTCTCTATGATGAGAAGGGGGCCGTCCATACTGTGACAGTCGTGAAAGCCGAGCCAAATGTGGTGATTCAAAATAAAACCACTGAAAAAGACGGTTATAACGCGGTCAAAATAGCGACAATCGACCAGAAAGAATCTCGGTTGACCAAACAAGTCCAGGGTATTTATAAAAAAACTGGGGTTACACCTAAGCGTGTGATGCGTGAATTCCGTACTCCAGAGGCACCCACATTTAATATTGGAGATAACCTGTCGGTGGATCAATTTTCTCCTGGTCAATTTGTTGATGTAATCGGCATTTCAAAGGGTTATGGATTTCAAGGTGTTGTGGGTCGTTATAAGTTTGCTGGTGGTGGTGCAGCCCACGGTTCTAAAACACATCGCCGTGCAGGTGCGATCGGACAACGTTCGACTCCTGGCCGTATTTTCAAAAATCATCGCATGCCCGGTCACATGGGTCGTGTAAGGAGAACCATCCAGAATCTTCAAGTATTTCAGGTTCGCCCGAACGATAATGTAATTATCATCACAGGAAATCTACCTGGTTCAAACGGGGACATGATCGTCATTCGTAATGCAAAGAAAAAACCTGCTGTTCAGGAAAAGAAATAG
- the rpsJ gene encoding 30S ribosomal protein S10: protein MAQRIRIRLKGFDHRILDQSSSEIVETAKRTGAKVSGPIPMPTKIERWTVNRSPHVDKKSMEQFERRTHKRLLDIVDPTAKTIDELKKLNLPAGVDITIKI from the coding sequence ATGGCACAAAGAATTCGCATTCGTTTAAAAGGTTTTGATCATCGTATCCTTGATCAAAGTTCCAGTGAAATTGTCGAGACGGCAAAACGGACGGGAGCCAAGGTATCCGGCCCTATCCCAATGCCGACGAAGATTGAACGGTGGACGGTGAATCGTTCGCCACATGTTGATAAAAAATCCATGGAGCAATTTGAACGCCGCACTCACAAAAGACTTTTGGATATCGTTGATCCGACAGCAAAAACAATTGATGAGCTGAAGAAATTAAACCTTCCTGCAGGTGTGGATATCACAATCAAAATTTGA
- the rplW gene encoding 50S ribosomal protein L23, whose product MRDPHSIIRTVRLSEKGTILTEKFNQYVFEVATNANKIEIKKAIEKLFGKKVLRVNTQNCLGKKKRERTAAFGKRSDWKKAIVTLKDGDKIEVV is encoded by the coding sequence ATGCGTGATCCACATTCAATAATCCGGACGGTTCGTCTCAGCGAAAAGGGGACTATATTGACTGAGAAATTTAATCAGTATGTCTTTGAAGTCGCGACGAATGCGAACAAGATAGAAATTAAGAAGGCCATCGAAAAACTTTTCGGTAAGAAAGTCCTGCGAGTTAATACGCAGAATTGTCTCGGTAAGAAAAAACGCGAAAGAACAGCCGCTTTTGGGAAACGTTCCGATTGGAAAAAAGCCATCGTAACGCTCAAAGATGGCGATAAGATTGAGGTTGTATAG